Proteins from a single region of Natrinema amylolyticum:
- a CDS encoding ABC transporter substrate-binding protein, with translation MHANRYLVGKMINDHSHLSRRNFVGASAGTLAATLAGCVGGSDNNTEFVTAFEGGRPPTEVQFNPWNASNYAQTYSIYWLQETLVTHSDGTVSTDFFENVSVDGNEVTIEFSDQWSYWNGNDITAEDYLISAEIWRYQNPEASPFEGHELVDDYTVKRIYKDEVSPVIARSNAGGGTTAPKSVFREYYERYEDAGGESGRQAVTEDLLQMTIDTEEFVEEGYGSSLFRIEDFNSSETLATKWEDHPWADETDIEQIRVLPNVESGTQVEQLEKSNELDMTQYITESQRPEYPDNIENIYELSHYNCQKYMLNWNNEHLANRSVRRAIISAIDIPSIIDAATQTGMLASATEVQTGIRETIEDQYLGEDFVDQLINYPVEADEEAAIAHMEDAGYSREDGEWVSPDGNTTDFTVITQSAVSQSQPTKVFTDHLNEFGLNAEMEAVGQDYYSRVQEWEFDIAWMWHVALPYWHPMAYFSNNFYGLLAGDVNSDSDTGPTGVPFSLEIPEEVGAREIGNNGVEINPAQLMVDLEAASSEEETIEITRTLVQWVNFDLPAIIHLQENRGFAGDVENFDFPSEDEFRMDRPNPGPYALMRGRISTN, from the coding sequence ATGCATGCTAACCGATACCTCGTGGGAAAGATGATCAATGACCACAGTCATTTAAGCAGACGTAACTTTGTCGGGGCCAGCGCTGGGACGCTTGCCGCGACGCTCGCTGGGTGTGTCGGTGGCAGCGACAACAATACGGAGTTCGTCACGGCGTTCGAAGGCGGTCGCCCGCCGACGGAAGTCCAGTTCAATCCGTGGAACGCGTCGAACTACGCTCAGACGTACAGTATCTACTGGCTCCAGGAAACGCTCGTGACGCATTCCGACGGAACGGTGTCCACGGATTTCTTCGAGAATGTCAGTGTCGACGGCAACGAGGTCACGATCGAGTTCTCGGACCAGTGGAGTTACTGGAACGGAAACGACATCACCGCCGAAGACTACTTGATCTCGGCCGAGATCTGGCGCTACCAGAACCCAGAGGCCTCGCCGTTCGAAGGTCACGAACTGGTCGACGACTACACCGTCAAGCGAATATACAAGGACGAGGTTTCGCCGGTCATCGCGAGATCGAACGCGGGCGGCGGGACGACCGCCCCGAAATCGGTCTTCCGAGAGTACTACGAGCGCTACGAGGATGCGGGCGGAGAAAGCGGCCGTCAGGCGGTCACCGAGGATCTCCTCCAGATGACGATCGACACCGAGGAGTTCGTTGAGGAGGGATACGGAAGCTCGCTGTTCCGCATCGAGGACTTCAACTCCTCCGAGACGCTGGCGACCAAATGGGAGGACCATCCGTGGGCGGACGAGACGGATATTGAGCAGATTCGGGTCCTTCCGAACGTCGAATCGGGGACGCAGGTCGAGCAACTCGAGAAGAGCAACGAGCTCGACATGACTCAGTACATCACCGAGAGTCAGCGGCCGGAATACCCGGACAACATCGAGAACATCTACGAACTGAGTCACTACAACTGTCAGAAGTACATGTTGAACTGGAACAACGAGCACCTCGCGAACCGATCGGTTCGCCGGGCAATTATCTCCGCGATCGATATCCCCTCGATCATCGACGCCGCGACGCAGACGGGAATGCTCGCGAGCGCGACGGAGGTCCAGACGGGGATCCGGGAGACCATCGAAGATCAGTACCTCGGCGAGGACTTCGTCGACCAGCTCATCAACTACCCCGTCGAGGCCGACGAGGAGGCGGCGATCGCCCATATGGAAGACGCCGGCTACTCGAGGGAAGACGGTGAATGGGTCAGTCCCGACGGCAACACGACTGACTTCACTGTCATCACGCAGTCCGCCGTTTCGCAGTCCCAGCCGACGAAAGTCTTCACCGACCACCTCAACGAGTTCGGGCTGAACGCGGAGATGGAGGCCGTCGGGCAGGATTACTACTCGCGGGTCCAGGAGTGGGAGTTCGACATCGCCTGGATGTGGCACGTCGCCCTCCCGTACTGGCATCCCATGGCGTACTTCTCGAACAACTTCTACGGCCTCCTCGCCGGCGACGTCAACAGCGATAGCGACACCGGCCCGACCGGCGTACCGTTCTCGCTCGAGATCCCCGAGGAAGTCGGCGCAAGGGAGATCGGGAACAACGGCGTCGAGATCAATCCGGCACAGCTCATGGTCGACCTCGAGGCGGCGTCCTCCGAGGAGGAAACGATCGAGATCACGCGAACGCTCGTTCAGTGGGTCAACTTCGACCTGCCCGCGATCATTCACTTGCAGGAGAACCGCGGCTTCGCCGGTGACGTGGAGAACTTCGACTTCCCGAGCGAGGACGAGTTCCGGATGGACCGTCCGAATCCGGGCCCGTACGCGTTGATGAGAGGGCGTATTTCGACGAACTGA
- a CDS encoding ABC transporter permease, which translates to MEANYFAKRVGQALLTFFATVTLTFVLYQMMPGGPAQALRNQILAQQMGSSNTINPEQIEQLIANYTNLESDAPIYVQYVQYMSSVFLEGDLGESLYEDAAVTELLAERLPWSMLISVYAMVIGYSVSIVLGAVMAFKEKSRFDSVSSVVVIGLNSTPYYVAGILFIFFFSIRYKVFPTGGRVGLGIEAGFNLAFMQSIALHAALPILSMSVLGLGTALTMRGNSVRVLGEDYLRVAELRGLRNSRIATQYVGRNAILPMYTQFMIGIAGVLSSSVIVEEIFSYPGVGLLVYDAIQVRNYPVLMGSLIVFTLVTIVAILIADLTYGFIDPRISSGGTNE; encoded by the coding sequence ATGGAAGCGAATTATTTCGCCAAACGAGTTGGACAGGCGCTGCTGACGTTTTTCGCGACAGTGACGCTGACGTTCGTTCTGTATCAGATGATGCCAGGTGGCCCTGCCCAGGCGCTTCGAAACCAGATCCTCGCCCAGCAGATGGGGTCGTCGAATACGATTAATCCGGAGCAGATCGAACAGCTAATCGCGAACTATACGAACCTAGAGAGTGACGCACCGATTTACGTGCAGTACGTCCAGTACATGAGCAGCGTCTTCCTCGAGGGCGATCTCGGCGAGTCACTCTACGAGGACGCCGCCGTGACGGAGCTACTCGCCGAACGACTCCCGTGGTCGATGCTCATCAGCGTCTACGCGATGGTCATCGGCTACTCCGTGAGCATCGTGCTCGGGGCGGTGATGGCGTTCAAGGAGAAATCCCGATTCGACTCGGTGTCGTCCGTCGTCGTCATCGGCCTCAACTCCACGCCGTACTACGTTGCGGGGATCCTCTTTATCTTCTTTTTCAGCATTCGATACAAGGTCTTCCCGACGGGCGGACGGGTCGGACTCGGTATCGAAGCGGGATTCAACCTGGCGTTCATGCAGAGTATCGCGCTCCACGCCGCGCTCCCGATACTGTCGATGAGCGTCCTCGGACTCGGGACGGCGCTGACGATGCGGGGCAACTCCGTCCGCGTCCTCGGGGAGGACTACCTTCGCGTCGCGGAACTTCGCGGACTGCGAAACTCCCGTATCGCGACCCAGTACGTGGGCCGAAACGCCATCTTGCCGATGTACACGCAGTTCATGATCGGTATCGCCGGCGTGCTCAGCAGCTCCGTCATCGTCGAGGAGATCTTCTCTTACCCGGGCGTGGGACTGCTGGTGTACGACGCCATTCAGGTGCGCAACTACCCCGTCCTCATGGGATCGCTCATCGTCTTTACGCTCGTGACGATCGTCGCGATCCTGATCGCTGATCTGACGTACGGCTTCATCGATCCACGAATCTCGTCCGGAGGTACCAATGAGTAA
- a CDS encoding bifunctional 4-hydroxy-2-oxoglutarate aldolase/2-dehydro-3-deoxy-phosphogluconate aldolase: MPTQRMDRIVDSGVIAILRGVDTESAVDVASAIVDGGVTALEVTADTPNVTETIDTLSDRFDDVLVGAGTVLDAETARAVQLAGAEFLVTPTVNPAVIEMGNRYGTPVASGAFTPTEALRAAEAGAEFVKIFPAKTGGPEHVAAIGGPLSQIPLVPTGGVGPSNVTAYLEAGAVAVGAGSSIVDDEAVAAGDYATISENARRMVDAVDSARD; this comes from the coding sequence ATGCCTACGCAACGGATGGATCGGATCGTCGATAGCGGTGTCATTGCGATACTCCGAGGCGTCGATACGGAGTCCGCGGTCGACGTAGCCTCCGCAATCGTCGACGGGGGCGTAACGGCACTCGAAGTCACGGCCGACACACCCAACGTCACCGAAACGATCGATACGCTTTCCGACCGCTTCGACGACGTGCTCGTCGGCGCGGGAACCGTCTTAGACGCCGAAACCGCACGGGCCGTCCAACTCGCCGGTGCGGAGTTCCTGGTCACGCCGACCGTCAACCCTGCTGTCATCGAAATGGGCAACCGCTACGGAACGCCCGTCGCATCGGGTGCGTTCACGCCGACCGAAGCGCTTCGAGCCGCCGAAGCCGGTGCGGAGTTCGTGAAGATATTCCCGGCGAAGACCGGCGGGCCCGAACACGTCGCCGCGATAGGCGGTCCGCTCTCACAGATCCCGCTCGTGCCGACCGGCGGTGTCGGCCCGTCGAACGTCACGGCGTATCTCGAGGCGGGAGCCGTCGCAGTCGGTGCCGGCAGTTCGATCGTCGACGACGAGGCCGTCGCTGCCGGGGACTACGCGACGATCTCCGAGAACGCACGCCGAATGGTCGATGCCGTCGACTCGGCGCGAGACTGA
- a CDS encoding ABC transporter ATP-binding protein encodes MAPSEPIISMDGVSVEFTNDGGLLDLFGDSETVRAVNDVSLELGEEETLTLIGESGCGKSTLGKTAIGAQKPTSGTVRYRGQDVWEARNSPRDASISFDEIRHSLQIIHQDPGSALNPNQRILTSLMLPLKKWYPDLGRDEREERIHTLFERVGMSPPGDYLNRYPHQLSGGETQRAVLVRALLLDPDLILADEAISALDVSLRVEMMDLMLELQDLFQTSYLFISHDLSNARYIAEKSGGRIAVMYLGEIVEIGTVEEIVENPQHPYTKALQWATANLYEDEDDEEFPLRKIDVPDPTDLPSGCHFHPRCPNAREVCKRQHPGRIHANGNEENYARCFRADETHEYWNSPEITDEPPVDSP; translated from the coding sequence ATGGCGCCGTCCGAACCGATAATTTCGATGGACGGCGTCTCCGTCGAGTTCACCAACGACGGCGGGCTGCTCGATCTCTTCGGCGATTCGGAGACGGTCCGCGCGGTCAACGACGTCTCCCTCGAGCTCGGCGAAGAAGAGACGCTCACGCTGATCGGCGAGAGCGGCTGCGGCAAATCGACGCTCGGGAAGACGGCGATCGGCGCTCAGAAGCCGACCAGCGGGACGGTCAGGTATCGCGGACAGGACGTCTGGGAAGCGCGAAACAGTCCCCGCGACGCGTCGATCTCGTTCGACGAGATCCGCCACTCGCTCCAGATCATTCATCAGGATCCGGGGAGCGCGCTCAATCCGAATCAGCGGATCCTCACCTCGCTGATGCTACCGTTGAAGAAGTGGTACCCCGACCTCGGCCGCGACGAGCGAGAAGAGCGCATCCACACGCTGTTCGAACGCGTCGGAATGTCACCGCCCGGCGATTACCTCAACCGGTACCCACACCAGTTGAGCGGCGGAGAGACACAGCGTGCGGTCCTCGTTCGGGCGCTGTTGTTGGATCCCGATCTGATCTTGGCCGATGAGGCGATCAGCGCGCTCGACGTCTCCCTGCGCGTCGAGATGATGGATCTCATGCTCGAGCTGCAGGACCTGTTCCAGACCTCGTACCTGTTCATCTCGCACGATCTCTCGAACGCGCGGTACATCGCGGAAAAGTCCGGCGGACGGATCGCCGTGATGTACCTCGGCGAGATCGTCGAGATCGGAACAGTCGAGGAAATCGTCGAAAACCCACAACACCCTTACACGAAAGCGCTGCAGTGGGCGACGGCGAACCTCTACGAGGACGAAGACGACGAGGAGTTCCCCTTGCGGAAAATCGACGTCCCTGATCCGACGGATCTCCCCTCCGGCTGTCACTTCCACCCGCGCTGTCCGAACGCTCGAGAAGTGTGCAAACGCCAGCATCCGGGACGGATCCACGCGAACGGCAACGAAGAGAACTACGCTCGGTGCTTCCGGGCGGACGAGACCCACGAGTACTGGAACAGCCCCGAGATAACGGATGAGCCGCCAGTTGACTCCCCGTGA
- a CDS encoding ABC transporter ATP-binding protein — translation MSNTDTIVEVRDLNVTFQMNRGQSRVVRDADLDVARNETLGIIGESGSGKSMLASSFLNAVVEPGVSTGEVTYHPEDGDPVSVLELSESELNRFRWEEVAMVFQGAMSSFNPVTKIRTHFRETLQDHDRDIPAGMDRARELLESVYLDPDRILDSYAHELSGGMKQRALIALSLVLEPDVLVLDEPTAALDLLMQRSIVTLLRELQEEYDLTLVFITHDLPLLTKLADRIAVMYAFNIVEIGTTDDLLYDASHPYTRALLDTTPDLNVPVDEMNIIEGSKPDPVDHIPGCSYHPRCPMADDRCRSDDPPMMTVSDSHESACFYHEEAADAVPISAAPDSPPTSGRSAATDGGEN, via the coding sequence ATGAGTAACACAGATACGATCGTGGAGGTCCGCGACCTCAACGTCACGTTCCAGATGAATCGTGGACAGTCGCGCGTCGTCCGGGACGCCGATCTCGACGTCGCTCGCAACGAGACGCTCGGCATCATCGGCGAAAGCGGGAGCGGCAAGTCCATGCTCGCCTCGTCGTTTCTCAACGCCGTCGTCGAACCCGGCGTCTCGACCGGCGAGGTCACGTACCACCCGGAGGACGGCGACCCGGTCTCCGTGCTGGAGCTCTCCGAGTCCGAACTGAATCGGTTCCGCTGGGAGGAAGTCGCCATGGTCTTCCAGGGGGCGATGAGTTCGTTCAACCCCGTCACGAAGATTCGAACGCACTTCAGGGAGACCCTGCAGGATCACGACCGCGACATTCCCGCCGGCATGGATCGCGCGCGTGAACTCTTGGAGAGCGTCTACCTCGATCCGGATCGGATCCTCGATTCCTACGCACACGAGCTCTCGGGCGGCATGAAACAGCGCGCACTCATCGCACTCTCACTGGTGCTCGAGCCGGACGTCCTCGTTCTCGACGAGCCGACGGCCGCGCTTGACCTGCTGATGCAGCGCTCGATCGTCACGCTCCTGCGCGAACTTCAGGAGGAGTACGATCTGACGCTCGTGTTCATCACGCACGACCTCCCGCTGTTGACCAAGCTCGCCGACCGCATCGCCGTGATGTACGCGTTCAACATCGTCGAGATCGGGACGACCGACGATCTACTCTACGACGCGTCGCACCCGTACACGCGCGCGCTCCTCGACACGACGCCGGATCTGAACGTGCCGGTCGATGAGATGAACATCATCGAAGGGAGCAAACCGGATCCCGTCGACCACATTCCGGGCTGTTCGTACCACCCCCGGTGTCCGATGGCCGATGACCGCTGTCGATCCGACGACCCGCCGATGATGACGGTGAGCGACTCCCACGAGTCGGCGTGTTTCTACCACGAGGAGGCCGCGGACGCGGTACCGATCAGCGCCGCGCCCGACTCCCCCCCGACGTCCGGTCGAAGCGCCGCGACCGACGGAGGTGAGAACTGA
- a CDS encoding RICIN domain-containing protein: MNDRATRNERDESNGRFSGAEWETNIDAGGVDLANLGGVDVDHVHTSAREADVVVWKDDDGVFHADGTDERIASGTAMLDVIQAAVDGLSDDRTTKERVLVASAGTVGPVDELTQVVLPSHTVVDVPAQITVEDEGESLVIPFRALGETDIEIPRLSIAGNPRFGLVLQNCDRVTLGDVRVRFRDLDALDPYEDHPDFDPPDSFPPSHDPDRTRDEQLADPVHVGQINEGIRLSGRAREADAEDIQLRSAYVENARHHAVETYDTRRVQIGRVLATGHGGSSVLLNGTTDATVDSVVGDNPSSPSLYATFRCANGCRNVTVGQIVSRDAPRGIHITTDSNDVTIGRATVIGAKDRGVKIDDVENVTLQGGLIKNVTKEAILSTGDGVSVSDVRITDDRPPTACDQTYAIVSEGTNGRFVDNDVRNGGAKGLIEADSPDTIVRDNVGDGVDSGTVTLESGSIPAARVADVSDEYAGSLSLRAEFAAAPTGPVAWTHRFEWTGDAWDLVVEWETVPDDDLELHYIVDRTRGTAGPLTEADASPVTTGTYRIRARHTDLSLAVDGSDVVQDEWSAATEQRWTVDRLADGTYRIAADDGRVLEVADASSEEGAVLSVGEDVGAPHQRWEITPLLGGRYRIEAVHSGRAATVAEWGRAPGTRITQRSFDGTLNQQFRFDRL; encoded by the coding sequence ATGAACGATAGAGCAACGCGGAACGAACGCGACGAGTCGAACGGCCGGTTTTCGGGTGCCGAGTGGGAGACGAATATCGACGCTGGCGGGGTCGATCTGGCGAATCTCGGCGGAGTAGACGTCGATCACGTTCACACGTCTGCGCGCGAGGCCGACGTCGTCGTGTGGAAAGACGACGACGGCGTCTTCCACGCGGACGGGACCGACGAGCGTATCGCCAGCGGAACCGCCATGCTCGACGTCATTCAGGCGGCCGTCGACGGTCTGAGCGACGACCGTACGACGAAAGAACGCGTTCTCGTCGCATCGGCCGGAACGGTGGGCCCCGTCGACGAGCTCACGCAGGTCGTGCTGCCGAGTCACACCGTTGTCGATGTCCCGGCACAGATCACCGTCGAAGACGAGGGCGAATCGCTGGTCATTCCCTTCCGCGCGCTCGGCGAAACGGACATCGAGATACCGCGCCTCTCGATAGCGGGGAACCCTCGGTTCGGTCTCGTCCTCCAGAACTGCGACCGGGTCACGCTCGGGGACGTTCGCGTCCGGTTCCGGGACCTCGACGCGCTGGATCCGTACGAGGACCATCCCGACTTCGATCCGCCCGACAGCTTTCCGCCGTCACACGATCCGGACCGAACGCGGGACGAGCAGTTGGCCGATCCCGTTCACGTCGGGCAGATCAACGAGGGAATTCGCCTCTCGGGACGGGCGCGCGAGGCAGACGCCGAAGACATTCAGCTGCGGTCCGCCTACGTCGAGAACGCGCGACATCACGCCGTCGAAACGTACGACACGCGTCGCGTCCAGATCGGTCGAGTCCTCGCGACCGGCCACGGCGGATCCTCCGTCCTGCTCAACGGGACGACCGACGCCACGGTCGATAGCGTCGTCGGTGACAATCCGTCTTCCCCGTCGCTATACGCGACGTTTCGGTGTGCAAACGGCTGCAGAAACGTCACCGTCGGCCAGATCGTCAGTCGAGACGCGCCCCGCGGAATTCACATCACGACCGATTCGAACGATGTCACCATCGGACGGGCCACCGTTATCGGTGCCAAAGACAGAGGAGTCAAGATCGACGACGTCGAGAACGTGACGCTGCAGGGCGGCCTCATCAAGAACGTCACGAAGGAAGCGATCCTCTCTACCGGCGACGGCGTCTCGGTCAGCGACGTCCGAATCACCGACGACCGGCCGCCGACGGCGTGCGATCAAACCTACGCGATCGTCTCCGAGGGCACGAACGGCCGCTTCGTCGACAACGACGTCCGGAACGGCGGTGCCAAGGGGCTCATCGAGGCTGATTCGCCGGATACGATTGTCCGCGATAACGTGGGCGACGGCGTCGACTCCGGGACCGTCACCCTCGAGTCCGGATCTATCCCGGCCGCGCGCGTCGCGGACGTCTCGGACGAATATGCAGGATCACTGTCGCTGCGCGCCGAGTTCGCGGCCGCCCCGACCGGTCCGGTCGCCTGGACCCATCGCTTCGAGTGGACCGGCGACGCCTGGGACCTCGTCGTCGAGTGGGAGACCGTCCCCGACGACGACCTCGAGTTGCACTACATCGTCGACCGGACGCGAGGCACCGCTGGGCCGCTCACCGAGGCGGACGCGTCTCCCGTCACTACCGGGACCTATCGCATCAGGGCTCGACACACCGATCTCTCGCTGGCAGTCGACGGATCGGACGTGGTCCAGGACGAGTGGTCGGCCGCCACGGAGCAGCGGTGGACCGTCGACCGGCTCGCCGACGGCACCTATCGGATCGCGGCCGACGACGGACGCGTTCTCGAGGTCGCCGACGCCTCGAGCGAGGAGGGCGCGGTACTGTCCGTCGGTGAAGACGTCGGTGCGCCCCATCAGCGGTGGGAGATCACCCCGCTCCTCGGCGGCCGGTACCGCATCGAAGCGGTGCACAGCGGTCGGGCCGCCACCGTCGCCGAATGGGGGCGGGCTCCCGGAACGAGGATAACGCAGCGGTCCTTCGACGGGACTCTCAATCAGCAGTTCCGCTTCGATCGACTGTGA
- a CDS encoding ABC transporter permease has product MSNERPDDDLETLFDADIDREPTPRSQRLKRQFDLYVVAPARVAMTDWRAIVGTAIITIFFLMGTVGVWLVDRPTSGDAPVLAPPFQNLNYILGTDTFGQPIGAQLIHATPDMFRMVFAGAVVSIGFAALVGIVSGFLRGSKIDTILMSITDIIITIPGLPLVIVLIAIFRPESPYVIGVLLGLDNWPGLARTVRSQVLSIREESYVEASQIMGISTGTILRRDVLAQLMPYITVNSALASRRIIFESVGLYFLGILPFTTFNWGVMMNVAYEGGALSRPSMYHFLAFPLLTIFLMSFGLVLFSQGMDSVFNVRLRARHSSTIDDDGGPEP; this is encoded by the coding sequence ATGAGTAACGAACGACCCGACGACGACCTCGAGACGCTCTTCGACGCGGATATCGATCGAGAACCGACGCCGCGGTCGCAGCGGCTCAAGCGACAGTTCGACCTGTATGTCGTTGCTCCCGCCCGGGTGGCGATGACCGACTGGCGAGCCATCGTCGGGACGGCGATCATCACGATATTCTTCCTGATGGGAACCGTCGGCGTCTGGCTCGTCGACAGACCGACGAGCGGCGACGCGCCCGTTCTCGCACCGCCGTTCCAGAACCTCAACTACATTCTCGGGACGGACACCTTCGGGCAGCCGATCGGGGCGCAACTAATCCACGCGACGCCGGATATGTTCCGAATGGTGTTCGCCGGGGCGGTCGTGAGCATCGGGTTCGCGGCGCTGGTCGGCATCGTTTCGGGGTTCCTCCGGGGGTCGAAGATCGACACGATACTGATGTCGATCACCGACATCATCATCACGATCCCCGGACTCCCGCTGGTCATCGTTCTGATCGCGATCTTCCGGCCCGAGAGTCCGTACGTCATCGGCGTCCTGCTCGGGCTCGACAACTGGCCCGGGCTGGCGAGGACCGTGCGTTCGCAAGTGCTCAGTATCCGTGAGGAGTCGTACGTGGAGGCGTCGCAGATCATGGGCATCTCGACGGGGACGATCCTCCGCCGGGACGTCCTCGCCCAGCTGATGCCCTACATCACGGTGAACTCGGCGCTGGCGTCCCGACGCATCATCTTCGAGTCCGTCGGGCTGTACTTCCTCGGGATCCTCCCGTTCACGACGTTCAACTGGGGCGTCATGATGAACGTCGCCTACGAGGGTGGCGCACTGAGTCGGCCGAGCATGTACCACTTCCTCGCGTTCCCGTTACTGACCATCTTCCTGATGTCGTTCGGGCTCGTGTTGTTCTCCCAGGGGATGGACAGCGTGTTCAACGTCCGACTCAGGGCGCGTCACTCGTCGACGATCGACGACGACGGAGGTCCCGAACCATGA